The following is a genomic window from Methylomarinum vadi.
CTAATAATTGTCGCATTTTTCCAATGTGTTCGGCGACTAGGGCCTTTTGATAAAATGAAAGTGTATTTATATGCCAATACAATTTTTTGGGTGAGAAAGTCAAATCAGCAAAAATTATTTTTTTAATCATCATGAATTCACTATACAAGTGGCTTAAATACTTAATGCGAGCTGGCTTAAGATTGGAGGTTTCTTCTATGATTTCTGATATACCGCCCCAAAAATAACGTTTTAAAACCCATTTTTTTGATACTCGTTCTTTTGGTATACGGTGTTCTAGTTTAGCATGGGGGGTATATTGGACTTTCATCTTGTGTTGGTCAATTCGATGAAATAAGTCGCTTTCCTCATTGGAAAGAAGTGAATTTTTTTTTCTACCTAACGCAGTATTAAATAAACCGATTTGTTTAAATACCGATTTTCTAATTGCCATATTTAGGCCAAATGGGTGCTCAGGGAAAAACATTTGTTTTTCCGTGTCGCCGGATAAAGTCGATCCATAGATTTTTAACATCTCGTTTGTAATCCAATCTGGATTCCCTCCTTCAAATACCGGAAACGATTGGCCTCCAACCGCCATAACTGTGGGATCAGTGATGAATGGTTTTAAAATATTGTTGAACCAATAGGGTAGAAAGTTTACGTCGTCATCTACAAACGCAATAATGTTGCCTTGAGCCTCTTTTATACCTGTATTGCGAGCATGTGATAAACCGGGTGTTGGTTCGAAAATATATTTGACTTGGGGATAGGTATTAATAAATTCTTCGCAGATGAGGCTGGTGTCGTCTCTTGAATTATTATCGACGACTAATAGTTCATGGGGAATGTTTTCTTTAAAGCTGGCATAACTCAGCAAAGTTTTTTTCAAATCACATGAACGGTTATAAGTACAAATTATTATGCTAAAGAAGTTATTTTGCAACATAAGAGTCTAACCATATGAAAAACGGCTGTTTCGATGATTTTAGCTAAATTAATTTTCTTAATTGAAGGTAGGTGTGTTTTTTAATAAAACGAATTAATTTAAGTGCTGAGGCCTTTAGCATTACAGAGAAATTACATTTTTCGATAAGATAATATGGATCATTTAAGTTTGATTTGTGTTCATTTATTAGTCTATCTTTATCTTTGCTATAATAATTTATTATGCTTTCATTTAAGTTGAAATAAGCAAATAATAACGCTTGCTGAACTTCACCACTAAAATGCTGGATTAAAAATTTATAAACTTCAGTCGATGATACCATCTGTTGTAACGGTGTTTTGGAAGACCAAAGTCCTTGACTGTGGATCCTATAAACTGACATTTTTTCAGAAAAGAATTTTGTTTTTCCATATTGTGCATTTAGTAAATGTAAAAAATAATCGCCAACAGGACTTTTATTGTATGATTCTGGTAGCTTGTCAAATAGATGATTTCTAAAAACACAAGAAGCTGTTCTTATGAAGTTTTTTTTACATAAGTCAATTATAGTTGTGATTTCAGGTTGGTCGATATTTAGAGGATCATCGCATATTTTATCATTTTCAAGAAGCTGTCCATTATGGAAACAAATGCTGAAATCCCTATTTTTTTCTAAGAAATCAATTTGTTTTTGTAATTTATCTGGTGCCGTCCAATAATCATCACCTTCACAAAGAGCAATGTATTTTCCTTTAGCTCTTGGATGTTGAAATTTTACAAATGGCTTAATACCTTGTGATCGTTGATTTTTATTTTGATAAATGGCTTTAATCAAGTCAGGATATTTTTTTTCGTAAGATTTAACTATTTCAGTTGTACCATCCGTAGAAGCGTCGTCATGTATCAATATCTCAACGGGAAAGGTTGTTTCCTGTATCAAAAAACCTTCAATTGCGTCGCTGATAAAGTTCTTATGATTATAGGTGTTACAGATGATGCTGACTAAAGGAATTGTCACAGTATTATAAACTTGCTGAGTGATCTTGATAGGTGTTTCTAATTTGTTTGTCATAAGCTTTATTCAATATTAGAAGGGCAACCTTTACAATTTGTCATGGTCATGGCTTAGTTGCATAAATAAGCCGGAGAGAGACTTACGCTGTGTTCCAGTCTCATGTTTATGAGACTGTATAACTTTCAAGCATACAAAGGCCTGTAATTTTGTTTAGCGCTCCTGTGCGTAAATAATAAGAAAGCCACAAACTTCTGGGGGGGCAAAGGTTCGATTCTTCGGTTTATCGCTGAATAATCCTATGATCCAAAAACATGGTGGTTTCCGCCAGACTCTGGATATGGTAACCATTTTGCCGTTTCTATTTAGCTACACCGACTTTTGCGCAACGGCCTATTATGGCGGTCCATGAACATCGCCCTCTTCGCCATCAGGCCATTCGACAGCACCTTCACGCGGTGGAATCAACGCGCGAACTCCTTTATTGCGAATCGCTTGGGTGACAATGGAGAGTATCATAGGTCCCATCACCAGACACAGCAGCGATTGTGTTCCGATCATCCAATTGATCCGACAGCACTTCGGGGTCATCAACAAAATTGGCCGCAATGATTTCTTGGACCCTGGCATCAACCATCACATGGAGTTGTCGCCATGTTCGATACTTGCCTACTCAGTATTTGCGAACTTTTCATTCTCCCTTTGCCATACACCTTTAACCCCGTTGAATTCACGCCAGATGAAGGGGTGCTTGGCTTGCCGATCGAGGCACTCAGACCGATAAGGCTTGTTGACACCAGCTTAAGGTATTGTAATGAGGCGCTTGGACGGCGACCTTTAATAAAACTTAATCAACGATAGCAAAAATCCTTGCGTCGCTCTCAAGGTCAGTGTAAACATTTCTCTGAGAGTGAGCGCACATTGGATAGTCATCTCATAGTATTTCATCGAACTGCCTCTCTATCCAGTTTTTTTTGCTGATGCCTGCGTTGAACCACCTGATCTTCAATCCATAGCCTCATTGACCCTCAATTATGGGGAGCTGGCTATTTATGCAACAATGCGGGTAACAAACTTTTTTTTATTATTTTCTGCCAATTTATTATCCTGTGAATAAGCCAGTGGTCTTTTTTCTTCGTGCGTTATCCATTTTCAACACCGATTGAAAATTGACCCCTTTGTCCCCGTCAAGTCATTCGATGTTTGTTTTCTGTACTTTTGGAGTTCATCCTTAAGTTAGTAACTCTTACCATTGATTTGCATAAAGTGTTCATTATGCAGCAATCAATCGAGCATGGCAGCGGTCAATGCTTAGTCATCGATGAAAGTGTCGTCTATCGGGCCATTGAAAAAATTTAAGCTCGATTTTTTCTGAATATCAACTGACTTTCTGCTAGGGCGCTTAACCAGTCCATTCAAAGTAAGCAGCACCAATTTTGAGACTTGTTACCATACACTTTTGTATGTATTTCAGCTGATAAGCGCTTAAAACCTAGTAAATGTATCAACGCTGAAAATATTCACTTTGCTCATTTGAAATTATTCAAGGCTTTTGTTATTGCCTTGGCTTCCTTAATATATTGTCTAGATATTGTGAACTTTTCTACTCCATTATAGGGGGAAATTGGTAATTCAAGTTTTTTCAAAAGTTGATTGAAAAAATAGTGGGGTCTTGCGCAAAAATCTTCGTACTGTACAAGTAGTTTTCTGGAATCATCGACCTCTGACATTCCTAGATCAATGGCTTTGTTGATGTAATGTAATTGT
Proteins encoded in this region:
- a CDS encoding glycosyltransferase family 2 protein is translated as MLQNNFFSIIICTYNRSCDLKKTLLSYASFKENIPHELLVVDNNSRDDTSLICEEFINTYPQVKYIFEPTPGLSHARNTGIKEAQGNIIAFVDDDVNFLPYWFNNILKPFITDPTVMAVGGQSFPVFEGGNPDWITNEMLKIYGSTLSGDTEKQMFFPEHPFGLNMAIRKSVFKQIGLFNTALGRKKNSLLSNEESDLFHRIDQHKMKVQYTPHAKLEHRIPKERVSKKWVLKRYFWGGISEIIEETSNLKPARIKYLSHLYSEFMMIKKIIFADLTFSPKKLYWHINTLSFYQKALVAEHIGKMRQLLVQLLSF
- a CDS encoding glycosyltransferase — its product is MTNKLETPIKITQQVYNTVTIPLVSIICNTYNHKNFISDAIEGFLIQETTFPVEILIHDDASTDGTTEIVKSYEKKYPDLIKAIYQNKNQRSQGIKPFVKFQHPRAKGKYIALCEGDDYWTAPDKLQKQIDFLEKNRDFSICFHNGQLLENDKICDDPLNIDQPEITTIIDLCKKNFIRTASCVFRNHLFDKLPESYNKSPVGDYFLHLLNAQYGKTKFFSEKMSVYRIHSQGLWSSKTPLQQMVSSTEVYKFLIQHFSGEVQQALLFAYFNLNESIINYYSKDKDRLINEHKSNLNDPYYLIEKCNFSVMLKASALKLIRFIKKHTYLQLRKLI
- a CDS encoding transposase, which codes for MKYYEMTIQCALTLREMFTLTLRATQGFLLSLIKFY